In a single window of the Heliangelus exortis chromosome 1, bHelExo1.hap1, whole genome shotgun sequence genome:
- the SINHCAF gene encoding SIN3-HDAC complex-associated factor yields the protein MFGFHKPKMYRSIEGCCICRAKSSSSRFTDSKRYEKDFQNCFGLHEARSGDICNACVLLVKRWKKLPAGSKKNWNHVVDARAGPSLKTTLKPKKMKTLSGSRIKSNQISKLQKEFKRHNSDAHSTTSSASPAQSPCYSNQSDDGSDTEMNAGSSRTPVFSFLDLTYWKRQKVCCGIIYKGRFGEVLIDTHLFKPCCSNKKSATEKPEQEGPQSPTVSPQEEW from the exons atGTTTGGCTTTCACAAACCGAAGATGTATCGGAGTATAGAAGGCTGCTGTATTTGCAGAGCTAAGTCATCCAGTTCTCGTTTCACTGACAGCAAACGTTATGAAAAGGATTTCCAGAATTGTTTTGG GCTTCATGAGGCCCGCTCAGGAGATATTTGCAATGCCTGTGTCCTTTTGgtgaaaagatggaaaaaattgCCAGCAGGATCAAAAAAAAACTGGAATCAT GTTGTAGATGCCAGGGCTGGACCCAGTCTTAAAACAACATTgaaaccaaagaaaatgaaaactctCTCTGGAAGCAGAATAAAGAGCAATCAAATCAGCAAACTGCAAAAGGAATTCAAGCGGCACA ATTCTGATGCCCATAGCACCACTTCAAGTGCCTCTCCAGCTCAGTCACCCTGTTACAGTAACCAGTCTGATGATGGCTCTGACACAGAAATGAACGCTGGGTCCAGCAGAACaccagttttctcctttttagaTCTCACGTATTGGAAAAG GCAAAAGGTCTGCTGTGGAATTATTTACAAAGGGCGTTTTGGGGAAGTCCTCATAGACACTCATCTCTTCAAGCCTTGCTGTAGCAATAAGAAGTCTGCCACTGAAAAGCCAGAACAAGAAGGACCACAGTCTCCAACAGTCTCCCCCCAAGAAGAGTGGTGA